The Nicotiana tomentosiformis chromosome 2, ASM39032v3, whole genome shotgun sequence genome includes the window TTTCTCAATCGTTCTAATGCACTCTAGCTAACAACTTTTCCTGTCATTGTGTAGCTCCTTCGTGGCTTGAAGTATCTCCATTCAGCTAACATTCTCCACCGAGACTTGAAACCTGGGAATCTCCTTGTGAACGCTAACTGTGAGTTAAAGATTTGTGACTTTGGACTGGCTAGGACTAGCAGAGACAATGGGCAGTTTATGACTGAATATGTCGTCACTCGTTGGTATCGTGCACCAGAGCTCCTTCTTTGCTGTGACAATTATGGAACATCCATTGACGTCTGGTCTGTTGGATGTATCTTTGCAGAAATCCTTGGACGGAAGCCTCTCTTCCCAGGAACTGAGTGCCTTAACCAGCTTACACTTATTCTCAATATCCTTGGTAGCCAGCCTGAAGCTGATCTTCATTTCAttgataaccaaagggctaaaAGATTCATCAGATCACTACCTTTTTCGCGAGGAACTCActtttcttctctcttccctCAGGCTGATCCTTTAGCAATAGATTTATTGCAGCGAATGCTGGTTTTTGATCCCTCTAAGAGAATAACAGTTACAGAAGCTCTCTACCACCCTTACCTATCAAGTCTTTATGATCCAACGTGCAACCTTCCCGCTCAATTTCCTCTTAATCTGGATATCGATGAGAATATGGCAGAACCATTGATTCGGGAGATGATGCTGAGAGAAATCCTTCATTACCATCCTGAAGCAGCTTACATCAACACATTTTACTAGTAGAATGGTAAGTACAACTTTTTTGATTCTGTATTATGAAAAACATACACAGTTAAGTCGTTTTGCGCACTTGGAGTCATTTGGAGCAGCAAGATCATCAATCTGAGGATCACTTTAGGTAATAATTTGGAGACTTCATTTCATCATCTTTACTTTTAAGATTATTACTCCATCATGTGATGATGGAAAATGTTTTTTGGTGTGTGTTGATCTGAGGACTAAATCAGGCAACCTATTTATCCTGTTCATCTGGACCCTTGGACTAGACTTCTTCTTGTAAGCTGTACATAATTTATGGGCTAAGCTTCCCATTTTATTTCCAGCTTGAGTGTAATTGGCCTTATTGATCCAGTGATCCTTCCCCTGTCCTTTTATTGGTACTATGCAATGGTCTATTAACTACCTTTGGCTCCAATGCATTCTCCATTATTACTGTCATTATAACATTGGGTAAGAGAGAATTTGCACTATCATGTTATCTAAAAGATAACTACAAATATCTGGTGGTAAAAGTTGGGATTAGTAACAGGAAAAGTAACCTCATTACCTACTACAACTGTTTAACATACACTAAACATTGTAAAAAATCTTTATACTGTTCGAGTATATTAGTAGTTAAATCCTTCAAACAGATTTTACGGTGACTCTTCTTGGATGCTCATTAACGTACAGAATTACTAAAGCAAGCTGATTTGAATATATGCTTTATTTTGGAAGTTACAGGTCTATGTATTACGAAATCTAAAGAGTAGTTAATGCCTCAAATGAATGCTACTATTATGTTCTTACCTTAGCATTTGTTTCGATCTCCATTAATATACTTACAATGGAAAGACTTATTTTTCCCTTTTGTTGACAAATGGCCAAAGAATACAAGTTTTCTCAACCATAATAAGAAATCTGGGCCGACAACATAGCCAGAGCAGTTAGCCTGTCTGGGCCATGCAAGAATTGGACAAATTGGAAATTCTACTACAATGCTTGCTTATGGCCCATTTGAAGtggaattgtttttttttttttcggtgACTTGAAGGAGATCAATAGTCTGCACAAATTTCAAGAGTGAGCAGGAATAATGTGACAGTTATTTGTAATTAAAACCCATAAATATGATAATGACAATAACAACCACAACATCAAAGTTAGAAAGCAAATAAGGTTTATACTTTATAATAGGAAACAATCCTACATTTACGAggaaaaataatagccgaaatatataaaatttgtatattttttctatatatatatatatatatatatatatatatatattgtatgttatatacaaaaattatacaaattttatacactttttcggctactagatgtaaatagtttctggcgcgggctaaaagtgataatacctcCATTTACGATCCCTTAGTAGGCTGGTCTTGTGGGCCCAAGTAATGCTCGAACCCCGTCCTTCTAAAGCCCAGCCCTCCTCCCCTTATCGGTCCCGGAATGATCCGGTCCAATTCACAGCTAACCCGGCCCACTAGTTTCTTCGTATCACTTCAATCAATGCATAATTTTTTAAACTGCATTTAATATTCAAAGAAGTAGTGAAGCATTAGTCTTATCTTGTTTATTGTCGTCTACTATGATCTAACATATGGTTTCTCATATTAATATGGAAAACAATTTATTACACACCGAATAAAAGGAAGATAAGTATTTCTAATCCAAACAATCATCACTTTATTTACGTATAGTGGAAATAATTAAGAACTTAAAGTTGTTGGCTAGGCAACGTCACAAAAAGGAACTCAAGTTCAGATACAAGACAGAGAACTCTTTGTCCATCAATTACTAAAAATAATAATGTTATCTTTATGATGAACGAAAAAAACATTTATTTAGTGAGTAAAGATAGGattatattaattaattagaAAATCGAGCACCTTGATTGACGAATATGCTTATTGTGGTAGTTTAGTTGTGGAGACTGACACAAAAAGACATGTATACAAAGGTAGAAAAGAATGAAAACAAAAACGATTGGTCATCACCAAAGCTTTAATTTGGTTTATGGTGGTGCACTAGGTAAACCCTTTCCTCCACTTAAGTTTCTATGCTAATGAGAGCAGTTTCAGTCTCTAGTcagatgaatttttttttttatcccAAGGTCATAACATTGGCAAATTTGTTTTTATTACTTCTTCTGTCATTAATAAACATGTCATAAAATTTCTGTAAAATATGTCATCAAAGGttaaataaaaaattttaatACTTTATTACTCTAGATTGAACTTCTAAAAGTCATCCAgctaaattggaagattcttaccTTTTTGTTAAAAAATTTATGGAGTAGTACATAAAAAAGGAGATTTAAATCTGAGTACGA containing:
- the LOC104115556 gene encoding mitogen-activated protein kinase 7-like, whose amino-acid sequence is MATQVEPPNGIRPRGKHYYTMWQTVFEVDTKYIPIKPIGRGAYGVVCSSVNRETNERVAIKKINNVFSNRIDALRTLRELKLLRHIRHENVIALKDVMMPIHRSSFKDIYLVYELMDTDLNHIIKSSQPLSNDHCKYFLFQLLRGLKYLHSANILHRDLKPGNLLVNANCELKICDFGLARTSRDNGQFMTEYVVTRWYRAPELLLCCDNYGTSIDVWSVGCIFAEILGRKPLFPGTECLNQLTLILNILGSQPEADLHFIDNQRAKRFIRSLPFSRGTHFSSLFPQADPLAIDLLQRMLVFDPSKRITVTEALYHPYLSSLYDPTCNLPAQFPLNLDIDENMAEPLIREMMLREILHYHPEAAYINTFY